The following are encoded in a window of Meiothermus sp. CFH 77666 genomic DNA:
- a CDS encoding tRNA pseudouridine(13) synthase TruD: MASFPNLRFDFNAYPYLTPDLPGLDGVIRRQPRDFQVFEVPAYSPLGQGEHLLVLIEKEGLTTRAVFEFMRDRLHINEAHIGVAGLKDKHALTQQWFSIPARYQERLERLAELEGVRVLDWGLHPHKLRVGHLRGNHFRILIRRGSQQAGLEHGSESASAKMRVEAILRALERQGVPNYYGPQRFGIGGMNPLKGYELVKQGKTHAPSWLKKFLLSSLQSLLFNDWLALRLEMGLFGQVIEGDVAKKHGTGGEFVVEDAALENPRALRFEISATGALYGKKYREAEGPARALEDQILQRYALERHHFATRRGDRRLIRFPLMESRVEETAEGLWISFFLPKGAYATTVLREVMKRNPEEAEVESESEESDA; this comes from the coding sequence ATGGCTTCTTTTCCCAATCTCCGCTTTGATTTCAATGCCTATCCCTATCTCACCCCGGATTTGCCTGGGCTGGACGGGGTGATTCGCCGCCAGCCCAGGGATTTTCAGGTTTTTGAGGTGCCCGCCTATAGCCCTCTGGGCCAGGGTGAGCATCTGTTGGTGTTGATAGAAAAAGAAGGCCTGACTACCCGGGCGGTATTTGAGTTTATGCGCGACCGGCTGCATATCAACGAGGCCCACATCGGGGTGGCGGGTCTGAAGGACAAGCACGCCCTGACCCAGCAGTGGTTTAGTATTCCAGCCCGCTACCAGGAGCGCCTGGAACGCCTGGCCGAGCTGGAGGGGGTGCGGGTGCTGGATTGGGGCCTGCACCCCCACAAGCTGCGGGTGGGACACCTGCGGGGCAACCACTTTCGCATCCTGATTCGACGAGGTTCACAGCAAGCCGGGCTAGAGCACGGGAGTGAGTCTGCATCTGCAAAAATGCGAGTCGAGGCCATTCTGCGGGCGCTCGAGCGCCAGGGAGTGCCCAACTACTATGGCCCCCAACGCTTTGGGATTGGCGGCATGAACCCCCTCAAGGGCTACGAGCTGGTCAAGCAAGGTAAGACACACGCCCCCTCCTGGCTCAAAAAATTTCTGCTCTCGAGCCTGCAAAGCCTCCTATTCAACGACTGGCTGGCCCTGCGCTTGGAAATGGGGCTTTTTGGTCAGGTGATTGAAGGGGACGTGGCCAAAAAACACGGTACCGGTGGGGAGTTTGTGGTGGAGGATGCGGCCCTGGAAAACCCACGGGCATTGCGCTTTGAAATCAGCGCTACGGGCGCTCTGTACGGCAAAAAATACCGCGAGGCCGAGGGGCCGGCCCGTGCCCTCGAGGATCAGATTTTGCAGAGGTATGCGCTGGAACGCCACCATTTTGCTACGCGCCGCGGGGATCGCCGCCTGATTCGCTTTCCCCTGATGGAATCCCGTGTGGAGGAGACTGCCGAGGGCCTCTGGATCAGTTTTTTTCTGCCCAAAGGGGCTTACGCTACCACTGTGCTGCGCGAGGTCATGAAGAGGAACCCCGAGGAAGCTGAGGTGGAGAGTGAATCGGAAGAATCTGATGCCTAG
- a CDS encoding DinB family protein translates to MNKAELKRMVDANDWLWEKWWPALQELPPEQARQEVGGSFPSILATTAHMVGAETVWLERLLGNPAASFPASPTDIMGLYEFWRRLASRRQDWLTTADPEARVTYHFTGGTATNTVTEIVLHFTSHAHFHRGQLAGQFRMLGLKPPSAHWIGFFRL, encoded by the coding sequence ATGAACAAAGCCGAGCTAAAGCGAATGGTGGATGCAAACGACTGGCTCTGGGAAAAGTGGTGGCCTGCCTTGCAGGAGTTACCCCCCGAGCAGGCCCGTCAAGAGGTCGGGGGCTCTTTCCCCAGCATTTTGGCGACCACGGCCCACATGGTCGGGGCCGAAACGGTCTGGCTCGAGCGGCTTCTGGGCAACCCAGCGGCCAGCTTTCCGGCTAGCCCGACAGACATTATGGGCTTGTACGAGTTCTGGCGACGGCTGGCATCCAGAAGACAGGACTGGCTCACCACCGCCGACCCCGAGGCCAGGGTTACCTATCACTTCACCGGCGGAACCGCCACTAATACCGTCACCGAGATAGTCCTGCACTTTACCAGTCACGCCCACTTCCACCGAGGCCAGCTGGCCGGCCAGTTTAGAATGCTGGGTCTAAAGCCCCCTTCGGCACATTGGATCGGGTTTTTCAGGCTTTGA
- the rpsI gene encoding 30S ribosomal protein S9, with protein MEQYYGTGRRKTSVARVFLRPGSGKVEVNGVAFADYFGGLVKAVSALEPLRRVDVSNRFDAYITVKGGGKAGQVDAIQLGIARALVNYNSDLRAKLKPAGLLSRDPREVERKKYGKHKARRAPQYSKR; from the coding sequence ATGGAACAGTATTACGGCACGGGCCGTCGTAAAACCAGTGTGGCACGGGTTTTTTTACGCCCCGGCAGTGGCAAGGTTGAGGTCAATGGAGTGGCTTTTGCCGACTACTTCGGCGGCCTGGTCAAGGCGGTGTCGGCCTTGGAACCCCTGCGCCGGGTAGATGTCAGCAACCGCTTCGATGCCTACATTACCGTCAAAGGCGGCGGCAAAGCCGGACAGGTAGACGCCATTCAGCTCGGCATTGCCCGCGCCCTGGTCAACTACAACAGCGACCTGCGCGCCAAGCTCAAGCCTGCAGGGCTGCTGTCGCGCGACCCCCGCGAAGTCGAGCGCAAAAAGTACGGCAAGCACAAAGCCCGCCGTGCGCCACAGTACAGCAAGCGCTAG
- the rplM gene encoding 50S ribosomal protein L13 has protein sequence MEKAVFKTFVPEPKEPGWVLIDAEGQPIGRVASKIAAVLRGKHKPDFTPNMATGDCVVVINADKVVLKGSKPRTKVYTRYSGYPGGLKRTVGAVMLAEKPVKAVEHAVKGMLPKGTLGNIMFRRLKVYAGASHPHAAQKPVKMEVK, from the coding sequence ATGGAGAAAGCAGTGTTCAAGACGTTTGTTCCTGAACCAAAAGAGCCCGGTTGGGTTCTGATTGACGCCGAAGGGCAGCCCATTGGACGGGTAGCCTCCAAGATTGCAGCGGTCTTGCGCGGCAAGCACAAGCCCGACTTTACCCCCAACATGGCCACGGGCGATTGTGTGGTGGTCATCAATGCCGACAAGGTGGTTCTGAAGGGCTCCAAGCCCCGCACCAAGGTTTATACCCGCTACTCTGGCTACCCCGGTGGCCTCAAGCGCACCGTAGGTGCGGTGATGCTGGCCGAAAAGCCGGTCAAGGCCGTGGAGCATGCGGTCAAGGGTATGCTTCCCAAAGGCACCCTGGGCAACATCATGTTCCGCCGTCTAAAGGTCTATGCTGGTGCAAGCCATCCCCATGCGGCCCAGAAACCCGTCAAGATGGAGGTCAAGTAA
- a CDS encoding 4a-hydroxytetrahydrobiopterin dehydratase: MVTKLDEVAIRSALEDLPGWVLVEGRLEKTFTFDSYAEGVAFAVKVALYAEKADHHPDSLEIMWGKVRVAYVTHSAGGVTRLDLEAAAQIDTLA, translated from the coding sequence ATGGTGACCAAACTGGACGAAGTGGCCATTCGGAGTGCTCTGGAGGATCTGCCTGGGTGGGTCTTGGTGGAGGGCAGGCTTGAGAAAACCTTCACCTTTGACTCTTATGCAGAGGGTGTGGCCTTTGCAGTGAAAGTGGCGTTGTACGCTGAAAAAGCCGATCACCATCCAGACAGCCTGGAAATCATGTGGGGTAAGGTTAGGGTAGCCTACGTGACCCACTCGGCGGGTGGGGTCACCCGGCTCGACCTCGAGGCGGCAGCGCAGATCGATACCCTTGCCTAG
- a CDS encoding 2-oxoglutarate dehydrogenase E1 component: MEHTVDSSNLAFLEALYREYEQNPSSVPPEWSSYFKAVQAEPAGGNGALMQREPLNEASVSELASFFLRAVRFLRTYRERGHLVARIDPLERERRTPPELDPSFFGLSEADLDRPVPAELGAPTLRAVLEQYKARYGGTVGIEYGHLDDPAVRNWIEARLAAGFARPTPEQKRKIHERLMQATLFEEFLQKKYLGAKTFSLEGTESLIPLLDLTLENAAKHGVIEVVMGMAHRGRLNVLANVVRKPLRDIFLEFEEHFPEGYHGDVKYHLGYSNDLPTAYGNVHLSLNFNPSHLEFVAPVAMGRTRAKQDRFGDRKREKGMLLLVHGDAAFIGEGIVQETLNISGIPAYTVGGAVHIILNNQVGFTTEPHEYTAGRYSTEIAKMLESPIFHVNAEDPEALVGVVELAMEFRKTFKRDVFIDLIGYRKRGHNETDEPSFTQPDMYRRIAAKKPLYLSYQAKLEAEGICTKDACNLLAKQYQDTLEAAFSGARREPTPTRPPAGGGVWKGYLGGPEEGVPDPETGVPMEKLSALMESLTRLPEGFNLHPKLTKFVEGRREMGQNKRPLDWASAEMLAFASLAVEGHPVRISGQDVIRGTFTQRHGGYTDHITGERYIPANHLAEGQAPVELYNSALSEAGVLGFEYGYSLDMPEALVGWEAQYGDFVNTAQVIIDQFIASAEAKWSRLSGIVMLLPHGMEGGGPEHSSARLERFLQLCSNDNMQVAYPTTPAQYFHLLRRQVVRPWRKPLIVMTPKSLLRNPDAVSRLEELSQGRFQRVLSGNPSPKIKRVVLCSGKVYYDLEAARRAAGKDDVALIRLEQLYPFPMKELEAALALYSAKTEVIWTQEEPANMGAWWFIRARFGDRMFGHPLGVVARPESSSPAVGSKKVHDKEQKAIVSAALGL, from the coding sequence ATGGAACACACAGTAGACAGTTCAAACCTGGCTTTTTTAGAGGCGCTCTACCGCGAGTACGAGCAAAACCCTTCATCCGTGCCGCCGGAGTGGTCTAGCTACTTCAAGGCTGTTCAGGCTGAGCCAGCAGGTGGCAACGGTGCGCTGATGCAACGAGAACCTTTGAACGAGGCCTCAGTCTCTGAACTGGCTTCGTTTTTCTTGCGGGCGGTTCGCTTCTTGCGTACTTACCGGGAACGTGGTCATCTGGTAGCGCGAATTGACCCCCTGGAACGCGAACGCCGTACCCCACCTGAACTGGATCCCAGCTTTTTCGGCCTGAGCGAAGCTGATCTGGATCGTCCTGTGCCGGCGGAGCTGGGTGCGCCTACGTTGCGGGCTGTGCTCGAGCAGTACAAAGCTCGCTACGGCGGTACAGTGGGTATCGAGTACGGCCACCTGGACGACCCGGCGGTGCGTAACTGGATTGAGGCGCGTCTGGCCGCAGGGTTTGCCCGGCCCACACCGGAGCAGAAACGAAAAATCCACGAGCGGCTCATGCAAGCCACGCTGTTCGAGGAGTTCTTGCAAAAGAAATACCTGGGGGCTAAGACCTTTAGCCTGGAAGGCACCGAATCCCTGATTCCCCTGCTAGATCTGACCCTCGAGAACGCGGCCAAGCATGGGGTGATAGAGGTGGTGATGGGGATGGCCCACCGGGGCCGCCTGAACGTGCTGGCCAATGTGGTTAGAAAGCCCCTGCGGGACATTTTCCTGGAGTTTGAGGAGCACTTCCCCGAAGGCTACCACGGCGACGTGAAGTACCACCTGGGCTACTCCAACGACCTGCCAACCGCCTACGGTAACGTACACCTTTCCCTGAACTTCAACCCCTCGCACCTCGAGTTCGTTGCGCCGGTGGCGATGGGACGCACCCGCGCCAAGCAAGACCGCTTTGGGGATCGCAAGCGCGAAAAGGGTATGTTGCTACTGGTTCACGGAGATGCCGCCTTCATAGGCGAGGGCATTGTGCAAGAAACCCTGAACATCTCGGGGATTCCGGCCTACACCGTAGGGGGTGCGGTGCATATCATCCTGAACAACCAGGTGGGCTTCACCACCGAGCCGCACGAATACACGGCGGGGCGCTACTCCACCGAGATTGCCAAGATGCTCGAGTCCCCCATCTTCCACGTCAACGCCGAAGACCCTGAGGCGCTGGTGGGGGTGGTGGAGCTGGCCATGGAGTTCCGCAAGACCTTTAAGCGCGATGTGTTCATTGACCTGATTGGCTACCGCAAACGCGGCCACAACGAGACCGATGAGCCCAGCTTCACCCAGCCCGACATGTACCGCCGCATTGCGGCCAAGAAGCCCCTGTACCTGAGCTACCAGGCCAAGTTGGAAGCGGAGGGCATCTGCACCAAGGACGCTTGCAACCTATTGGCGAAGCAGTACCAGGACACCCTCGAGGCCGCCTTTTCGGGGGCTCGCCGTGAACCTACCCCCACCCGCCCTCCTGCAGGCGGCGGGGTGTGGAAGGGTTATTTGGGCGGCCCCGAAGAAGGGGTGCCCGACCCCGAAACCGGAGTTCCCATGGAAAAGCTCTCGGCCCTGATGGAAAGCCTGACCCGCCTGCCTGAGGGGTTCAACCTGCACCCCAAGCTCACCAAGTTTGTGGAGGGTCGGCGCGAGATGGGCCAGAACAAGCGGCCTCTGGACTGGGCCTCTGCCGAGATGCTGGCTTTTGCCTCGCTGGCGGTGGAGGGTCATCCGGTTCGAATCTCCGGTCAGGACGTGATTCGCGGCACCTTTACCCAGCGTCATGGGGGTTATACCGACCATATTACGGGCGAGAGATATATCCCTGCCAACCACCTGGCCGAGGGTCAGGCGCCGGTGGAGCTTTACAACTCTGCGCTATCCGAGGCGGGCGTGCTGGGGTTCGAGTACGGCTACAGCCTGGACATGCCCGAGGCGCTGGTGGGCTGGGAGGCGCAGTATGGCGATTTTGTGAATACGGCCCAGGTGATTATTGACCAGTTCATAGCCTCGGCGGAAGCCAAGTGGAGCCGCTTGTCGGGCATTGTGATGCTGCTTCCGCACGGCATGGAGGGGGGTGGCCCTGAACACAGCAGCGCCCGCCTCGAGCGCTTCCTCCAGCTCTGCTCCAACGACAACATGCAGGTGGCCTACCCCACCACCCCTGCACAGTACTTCCACCTGCTGCGCCGCCAGGTGGTGCGCCCCTGGCGCAAGCCCCTGATCGTCATGACCCCCAAGAGCCTGCTGCGCAACCCGGACGCGGTATCGAGGCTCGAGGAGCTCTCGCAAGGCCGCTTCCAGCGGGTGCTTTCCGGGAACCCCAGCCCTAAAATCAAGCGGGTGGTGCTCTGCTCGGGCAAGGTTTACTACGACCTCGAGGCCGCCCGGCGGGCCGCAGGCAAGGATGACGTGGCCCTCATCCGCCTTGAACAGCTTTATCCTTTCCCGATGAAGGAGCTCGAGGCCGCCCTGGCGCTCTACTCGGCCAAAACCGAGGTCATCTGGACGCAGGAGGAACCCGCCAATATGGGGGCCTGGTGGTTCATTCGGGCCCGCTTTGGCGACCGGATGTTTGGCCACCCCTTGGGTGTGGTGGCCCGTCCAGAGTCCAGCAGCCCGGCGGTGGGCTCCAAGAAAGTGCACGACAAGGAGCAGAAGGCAATCGTATCGGCAGCCCTCGGGTTGTAG
- the odhB gene encoding 2-oxoglutarate dehydrogenase complex dihydrolipoyllysine-residue succinyltransferase: protein MALELKIPAVGESITEVEIGQWLKKEGEVVGADEPLVELVTDKATLELPSPVQGRLTKILIPSGQAKVGDVVALLEEGAVTVSSPPAQPAPAPAPSQPAAAVTEAKVMPSAERLATQAGIQAASLPGTGPGGRVLKEDVQRAVTAPAAPVAPPPTPLPSSPPTPVVAKGERRDEVVPMTPLRRRIAERLLSAKQNTAMLTTFNEADMGMVMELRKEYGEAFQKKYGVKLGFMSFFVKAVTQALQEIPQLNAEIRGSDIVYHRYYDIGIAVGGGEGLVVPVIRNTDLLSMAQIEAIIADYGERVRAKKIKPEELMGGTFTITNGGIYGSLNSTPIINPPQVGILGMHAIVERPVAKNGTVVIRPMMNLALSYDHRIVDGREAVTFLKRVKELIENPVRLALEV, encoded by the coding sequence ATGGCCTTGGAACTCAAAATTCCAGCAGTGGGAGAATCCATCACCGAAGTTGAAATTGGACAGTGGCTCAAGAAGGAGGGCGAAGTGGTGGGGGCAGACGAGCCCCTGGTTGAACTGGTGACCGACAAGGCCACCCTGGAGCTACCCTCGCCCGTCCAGGGCCGTTTGACTAAAATTCTCATCCCCAGTGGACAGGCCAAAGTGGGGGATGTGGTGGCGTTATTGGAGGAAGGGGCTGTTACTGTAAGCAGCCCACCTGCCCAGCCTGCCCCTGCCCCGGCGCCCAGCCAGCCTGCTGCTGCGGTGACCGAAGCTAAGGTGATGCCGTCTGCCGAGCGCCTGGCCACCCAGGCCGGCATTCAGGCGGCAAGCCTGCCCGGAACCGGCCCCGGAGGACGGGTACTGAAAGAAGATGTGCAGCGGGCGGTTACGGCCCCTGCTGCCCCGGTAGCGCCGCCTCCCACGCCCCTGCCCTCGAGCCCCCCCACGCCGGTGGTGGCCAAAGGTGAGCGACGCGACGAAGTGGTGCCCATGACCCCCCTGCGCCGGCGCATTGCTGAGCGCCTGCTCTCCGCCAAACAGAACACCGCCATGCTCACTACCTTCAACGAGGCCGACATGGGCATGGTCATGGAGCTGCGGAAAGAATACGGTGAGGCCTTTCAAAAGAAATACGGGGTCAAGCTCGGCTTCATGAGTTTCTTTGTCAAGGCCGTTACCCAGGCCCTGCAAGAAATCCCGCAACTGAATGCCGAAATTCGAGGTAGCGACATCGTCTATCACCGTTATTACGACATCGGGATTGCTGTAGGGGGTGGCGAAGGGCTGGTGGTGCCGGTTATTCGCAACACCGACCTGCTCAGCATGGCCCAGATCGAGGCCATCATTGCCGACTATGGCGAGCGGGTGAGGGCCAAGAAAATCAAGCCCGAAGAGCTGATGGGAGGCACCTTCACCATTACCAACGGCGGCATTTATGGCTCGCTCAACTCCACGCCCATCATCAACCCACCGCAGGTGGGTATCCTGGGTATGCACGCCATAGTCGAGCGCCCGGTAGCCAAAAACGGCACCGTGGTGATCCGCCCCATGATGAACCTGGCCCTCTCCTACGACCACCGCATCGTAGACGGGCGCGAGGCCGTGACCTTCCTTAAGCGGGTCAAGGAGCTGATTGAGAACCCGGTGCGACTGGCTCTGGAAGTCTAG
- the lpdA gene encoding dihydrolipoyl dehydrogenase — translation MPKHQLVVIGAGPGGYVAAIKAAQLGLDVACIEKEQALGGTCLRVGCIPSKALLEASEKIHAAKLNQIIGVKIGQAELDLTALMAHKDKVVKANTSGIDYLFKKNKVTRYLGHGKIVAPHKVVVEGPEGVQELEAERILIATGSKVAPLKGVALDYDIVGTSDQAIAYPKVPETLVVIGGGVIGLELGSVWNRLGSKVTVLEYLPTILGGMDSEIAKAAEKVFKKQGLDIRTGVRVTAAYARDGKGVVEYEGGESLVADRVLLATGRVPNTDGLGLENVGLSTDERGRIPVNAHYQTAVPSIFAIGDVIAGPMLAHKAEEEGYAAVEYMVTGYGHVDYNSIPNVVYTHPEIASVGKTEEELKAAGVPYKKGSFPFTANGRARAMNDTDGFVKILAHAETDRILGVHIIGPRAGDLIAEAAVAMAFHASAEDLARASHAHPTLAEALKEAALATWDKPIHI, via the coding sequence ATGCCAAAACATCAACTGGTGGTAATCGGAGCGGGGCCGGGCGGCTATGTCGCAGCCATCAAAGCTGCCCAGCTTGGGCTGGATGTGGCCTGCATCGAAAAGGAGCAGGCCCTTGGGGGCACCTGCTTACGGGTGGGTTGTATTCCATCAAAGGCGTTGCTCGAGGCCAGCGAGAAAATCCATGCAGCAAAGCTTAACCAAATCATCGGGGTTAAGATCGGCCAGGCCGAGCTTGACCTGACCGCCCTGATGGCCCACAAGGACAAGGTGGTCAAGGCCAATACAAGCGGCATTGACTATCTCTTCAAGAAAAATAAGGTGACCCGTTACCTGGGGCATGGCAAAATTGTCGCACCCCACAAGGTGGTGGTCGAGGGGCCGGAGGGCGTGCAGGAGCTCGAGGCCGAACGCATCCTGATTGCTACCGGCTCCAAAGTGGCTCCGTTGAAGGGGGTTGCGCTCGACTACGACATTGTGGGTACCTCCGACCAGGCCATTGCCTACCCCAAGGTGCCCGAGACCCTGGTGGTGATTGGGGGTGGGGTGATTGGCCTCGAGCTGGGCTCGGTCTGGAACCGCCTGGGCTCCAAGGTCACCGTACTGGAGTACCTCCCCACCATTCTGGGGGGGATGGATAGCGAGATCGCCAAAGCCGCTGAGAAAGTTTTCAAAAAACAGGGCCTGGATATCCGCACCGGTGTGCGGGTGACCGCGGCCTATGCCAGGGACGGCAAAGGTGTTGTGGAGTACGAAGGTGGAGAATCCCTGGTAGCCGACCGGGTACTGCTGGCAACCGGGCGGGTGCCCAACACCGATGGACTGGGTTTGGAGAACGTGGGGCTTTCCACCGATGAACGAGGCCGCATCCCGGTCAATGCCCATTACCAGACCGCCGTACCCAGCATCTTTGCCATTGGCGATGTGATAGCGGGCCCCATGCTGGCCCACAAAGCCGAGGAAGAAGGTTATGCTGCGGTGGAGTACATGGTGACGGGTTATGGCCATGTTGACTACAACTCCATTCCCAACGTGGTCTACACCCACCCGGAAATCGCCTCGGTGGGTAAAACCGAGGAGGAACTCAAGGCCGCCGGAGTCCCTTACAAGAAGGGTTCATTTCCCTTCACTGCCAATGGCCGCGCCAGGGCCATGAACGACACCGATGGCTTCGTCAAAATTCTGGCCCACGCCGAGACCGACCGGATTCTGGGTGTTCACATCATCGGTCCCAGAGCAGGTGACCTGATCGCCGAGGCGGCGGTCGCCATGGCCTTCCATGCTTCCGCGGAAGACCTAGCGCGGGCTTCCCATGCCCACCCCACGCTGGCAGAGGCGCTAAAGGAGGCGGCGCTGGCGACCTGGGACAAGCCCATTCACATTTAG
- a CDS encoding peroxidase-related enzyme (This protein belongs to a clade of uncharacterized proteins related to peroxidases such as the alkylhydroperoxidase AhpD.) — MAKSTKVKKTASKTKSKSQPTAWVRVPEESELPEEVRVLFGKFQEKTGFVPNVARNFALTPEHFLRWFRYYDFLMRNEDQSHLSRKEREMIAVVVSSANECEYCLASHSAYLREITGDPVLPDVLAANYRRAHLTPREHALLEFAHQITVDSAVMSSADVQMLRAIGLSDEAIFEAAQVAAMFNFTNRIANAMGWVPNEVYYYQHRSKK; from the coding sequence ATGGCAAAGTCCACCAAGGTCAAAAAAACCGCTAGTAAAACCAAGTCGAAGTCCCAGCCCACGGCCTGGGTTAGGGTTCCGGAGGAGAGTGAACTCCCGGAGGAAGTGCGGGTTTTGTTCGGCAAGTTCCAGGAAAAAACGGGCTTTGTACCCAATGTCGCCCGCAACTTTGCCCTCACGCCGGAGCACTTCCTGCGCTGGTTCCGTTACTACGACTTCCTAATGCGCAACGAAGACCAGAGCCACCTGAGCCGCAAAGAACGGGAGATGATTGCGGTGGTGGTATCCTCAGCCAACGAGTGTGAGTACTGCCTGGCCTCGCACTCGGCCTATTTGCGCGAGATTACCGGCGACCCCGTGTTACCCGATGTCCTCGCCGCCAACTACCGCCGGGCCCACCTGACCCCCAGAGAACATGCGCTCCTGGAGTTCGCCCATCAGATCACGGTAGACTCCGCGGTGATGAGTTCTGCCGATGTGCAGATGCTGCGGGCTATCGGGCTTTCCGATGAGGCCATTTTTGAAGCGGCTCAGGTGGCCGCTATGTTCAACTTCACCAACCGCATCGCCAACGCCATGGGCTGGGTTCCTAACGAGGTGTACTACTATCAGCACCGTAGCAAAAAGTAG
- a CDS encoding cobalamin B12-binding domain-containing protein, whose protein sequence is MDRRIRVLIAKPGLDGHDRGAKVVARALRDAGMEVIYTGLRQTPEMIVSAALQEDVDAIGLSVLSGAHMHYFSEVRRLLKEQGADDILLFGGGIIPDEDVPHLKEMGVAGVFGPGTSTQDIVDFLKKATPERWATQG, encoded by the coding sequence ATGGACAGAAGAATTCGTGTGCTCATTGCCAAACCGGGCCTAGATGGCCACGACCGGGGGGCCAAGGTGGTAGCCAGGGCTCTGCGTGATGCCGGGATGGAGGTCATCTATACAGGCCTGCGACAAACCCCCGAGATGATCGTCTCGGCAGCCCTGCAAGAAGACGTGGACGCCATTGGCCTGTCGGTGCTCTCGGGCGCCCATATGCACTACTTCAGCGAGGTGCGAAGACTCCTCAAGGAGCAGGGCGCGGACGATATTTTGCTTTTCGGGGGTGGCATCATTCCCGATGAAGACGTACCCCACCTCAAAGAAATGGGCGTAGCTGGTGTTTTCGGCCCTGGTACCAGCACCCAGGACATCGTGGACTTCTTGAAGAAAGCCACCCCTGAGCGCTGGGCCACCCAGGGTTGA
- a CDS encoding SRPBCC family protein: MRFREELVLNIQAPREAVWAAFQDFSSWPTWAKAIKEVSRVGSAWRFKARGQPPVDLVWVAEATERRPPEFLAFRSVPGVPHNLEISGWLRLDELPDGTTHLELLFEGHPHYDSPLLDKAADWYASVFGEPNKLLKVTFEQFKAHLEKTHRAQGLSTALT, encoded by the coding sequence ATGCGTTTCAGGGAGGAGCTGGTACTCAACATTCAAGCACCCCGCGAGGCGGTCTGGGCCGCTTTTCAGGATTTCTCGAGCTGGCCTACCTGGGCCAAGGCCATCAAGGAAGTGAGCCGGGTAGGTTCGGCCTGGCGCTTCAAGGCTAGGGGTCAGCCCCCGGTAGACCTGGTTTGGGTGGCCGAGGCTACCGAGCGCAGGCCCCCGGAGTTTTTGGCCTTCCGCAGTGTGCCGGGTGTGCCCCACAACCTGGAAATTTCAGGCTGGCTGCGTCTGGACGAACTGCCGGACGGCACCACCCACCTCGAGCTTCTATTTGAGGGCCACCCTCACTACGACTCTCCTTTGCTGGACAAGGCTGCCGACTGGTATGCCAGCGTATTTGGCGAGCCCAACAAGCTGCTCAAGGTGACTTTTGAACAGTTCAAGGCCCACCTGGAGAAAACCCATCGAGCGCAAGGGCTATCCACCGCCCTGACCTGA